TTGCCCGATGTACGTGGCGTGCCCTTCAAGCCGTACTTCACGCTGTTCGCGGAAATCCGCCTCATGCTGCGTGACAAGCTGCCCGGCAACACCTATCGAGACCGCATCACGAAGCTTGAATCCGCGCTGCTGCAGCAACTTCTGGACGATTACATCGTCGCCAGCCCGGCCAAGAGCCTGCTGGGTAAAGAGGTGTCGATTCTGGATGCCAGCGACATGGCGCGCTTGCGGAAGTTGGCCAGCCCGGGCAGCCAGGCGCTGGTGATGAAAAACCAGCTGAAGCACACCATTGTCACTGGCAGGGACAAAGACCCGGCCTTCTTCGACAAGTTGGCCGAGGAACTGGAAAAGTTGCTGGCCGAAGAAGAAGCGGGCCGTATCAGTCAGGCTCAGTTCTTGGAGCAGCTCGACCTGTTCGGCCAACGCATCAAGGACAAGGATAACACCGGCTTCGCCCATCCAGCACATTCGGCGGTTTACCACTACTTGGCCGCCCTGCTGCCAGAAGACACTGCCAGGGTGGCTACCACCCAACTATTCGAAGATGACAGCTTGAGCGGTGCCATTGCAGCGGCCAACTGGAAACAGATGCCTGACCTGCACTCGGAAATTCGCGACCTGCTGCGCAAGTTGCTGATGCCTTTAGCCAGTTGGGAACGCTCTGTCGCACGCGACCACGCCGGCCGCATCCTCGATATTCTGCTCAAGAACTGACATGCCCGTTTTGCAGTACGGCCAGAGCATCATCGAGTGGCGCTTTCAAGCGGATGCTAAGCTCAAGCGCCACTACGTGACCGTCGAGCGGGGGCAGCCAGTGCTGTTACGTGGTCCCATGGTGGGCGAGGCCGAGCAAGAGGCTCTGGTGCGCCGTCGCGCCCGCTGGATAAAGGATAAGCTGGCGTTGGTCAACTTGCCTCAGGGCTCCGATGCCATCACGACGGGCAGCCGTCTGCGCTACTGCGGCCGGACTTATTTCACCGAAGTGCGACATTGTCCGGACTTAACCCGGCCCCGGCTGACGTTTACCGCGTCGCGTTTCATTGTTGAAAACCCGGATGGCTCGGTCATCCAGTTTGATGCACTGATGCCTTGGTTGGAGCAGTTCTACCGCGACCGCGCGCATGAGAAGCTGCCGGTCAGGTTGCGTTACTGGGAACGGCAGACGGGCTTGCAGGCCCGCGGCGCGCGCATTCGCCACTTCCAAAGTCGCTGGGCCAGTTGCGATGCCCAGAATGTGCTGGAATTTCATCCGCGCGTGATGGAGCTACCGACGAGCGTCCAAGATTACGTCATTGTCCATGAGCTATGCCACACAGTAGAAAAGAATCACACGAAAGCATTTTGGACGCTGGTAGCTCAGCATATGCCTGACTGGCGACGTCAGCATCAGATATTAGAGCAATCAGCCTTTGGTGACTCGATGTAGCTACACAACTATATGTCCATTGTCAGGCCATGTTGGTTGACGAAAATTTTTTTCTGTGGGACAATATTTCTGTGGACCGAGGGTGTAGACTGCTAAGTAGTCCATGCCCGCCGCTTGCAAGGAGTCGGAACTCCTGTGGTGAAATTCGTGTAGGTCCTGTGGTAAAAGAAGCACCGTCTTGGCAATGCATGCTCCTCGACGTTATTAGACAAGTAATAGTTCAATAACGTATCCCTGAAGGAGCTTTGATGCATTCATCAAATCTAAAAAAATCTTATTCATTTCCAGCACTGCCCCACGGCAGCTCCGTTTCCTTACCAGAGTTCCCAAGTACTACGCTGGCTCAAGTATTTTCAGAAGCAATGGGCAATGACGGCCAATGTTTTAAAACGCTAAAAGGTGTTGCGTTCTCAGACATGCTTGAGCGGGTTTCCCCTTGGGGCGTACGCCGCCAATACGTTGCTGAAGGCGGTATTGCTCGTTACGAATTAGCAGATGGCTCTGCGATTATAGAGACTAACGGCTGTTGGGACATTGAGCATGTAGAGCATCGATTCTGGATGGCATGCGGGAGTCCGGACGAAGATGTTGCCAGGCGCCACGCCGGGGTCCTAGAGCGTGCAGGATACTGCACTGAACCGGCTGACATCAACCGCGCGTTTTCAAAAGACTTGAGCCCTGAAGAGCTGCTTTTCTGTCGAATTTTCGATGTGGCGATAGCACAGGAGCCTGATGAAAATACTCCTGCTAGTAATATCAGAAATTGGCTAGAGCGTAGAGCAGACGAGCGAGGCTTAGCAGAAGCGGCGCATAAATTGGCAAGCAGAGGTCCATCCTACGGCGACCAGAACGGAGCTCTCGGAGGAGTTGCTCTCTATGAGGTAGAAGTAGATGCTGAGTTGCATTGCCAGGTGGTATGGGGATTCGACCATGTTCTGTGGACTACCTTGGAAACGATGTTGTTGCTAGCTGAAGAAGGGTGGCGCATTCCTGATTGGTATGACGATGACATGGTATTTGTTCGAGATGCCAATAACGCTTGGGTTGACCGTTCTTCCTTGACACGAATTTAAGTTCGGTACGTACATCGTTTGCGATTAATCTTGGGGCCCGAGCTGGTTGAGCTTGCTCAACCAGCTCGGGATGCTGAGAACTGGCCTACGTACCCTGCAATTTACGTCCCCACATTTCAGTTTTGCTGGCCGAACACTTCCTTTTGGACGACCCACGTTAGCCAAGTAAGGTAAATTTCGCAACTTACTTAGCTAGAAGACCCAAGATAAAGCCCGCTAAGCGGGCTTTTTTACGTCAAAAAAGTATTATCAACGAATTTTCGTGTGTTATCAGAAAATCCTCCAGCGGTGGAATTCTGAATGATTAAGTTGAGGCCGGTTGAGCCGGCTCAACTCTTTTCGTAACTGGTTGGGTCGGCACCATTGTTGTGGCTAGCCATGCGGTATTCCAACCTCGCACCCAGTCGCTAGCGTGCTCACAGTACCTTGCCGGAGCGTGATTCGGTTGGCCTGCGTGGTATGCCATCATGCCCTCAGCGAATGCTCTATCACCCCTAAATTTGAGAAATGCGTTCATGTGTATGTCCTATAGAGTGGTCCTTACTCGTATAGCAACTTCACATCCGGTAAGCGGTTTCTAGAATCTTTGTGCCGTTGGCCACGTGTTTTTGACCAGCTGGAGGCGTTGCGCCGGGCGTAGTGCGCTGTGGCAGCTTGCTACAAAAAATTGCCCACTCAAATGGTGAGGCGGACGTGGTATTAGTGCTAGCCTGGTGGCTAAGCACCAGTGCGATGCCCCGTGGTCGCAAGTAAACAATCTGGCCGTCACAGCTGTCCAGTTGGATTGACCGTTCCCATTCTGTTGCACTGTTCGGGGTTACCTCGTAATTGCCATAGAAGTGTGAAGATGTGCGCATTTTTTCAACTTGGCAAGATGATATGCTTCAAGACTGACTGAGCAGCAAACGGCTACGAGCCGTTGCTCAAAATTCTCGATAACGTTGGCTTGAGGTTACTCGCCAACGGCAGCACAAACCGAACATATATGACAACGCACGAAGTGCCTGTTCCGCAACTCACGGCTCCCGCGCTGACCGCGCCTGTAGTGCCTTCCGCAGCGACAGGGGGACCGCCGGACGCATCACCAATCCGGCTAGCCTGCGTTGAGGTTTGCAACTTCCGGCGCCTGGCTACAACACGACTTGAACTTGATGTTGCGACCACTATCCTGGTTGGCGCCAACAACAGTGGCAAAACTTCCCTTCTTACCGCTCTTCGAAATTTTCTCGGCGAGTCGCCCGGCTTCCGCGCTTTCGACATTAGCCTCTCGCAATGGGCAAAGTTGCGTGAGTTAAGTCAACTCTGGGAGACGCTCGACGAGGACCCAACAACGGACCTCAAGGAGCCCGAGAAGTGGGAGGAGCAGCATCAACAGCTCCTCGCATGCATGCCCTACATCGACCTTTGGTTTGACGCGAAGGAAGGCGCGTACAACTATGTTGCTCCGTTTATCACGACGCTAAAATGGTCGGGTGGCGCAGTTGGCGTGCGGGTTCGGTTAGAACCCGTGGAAGATGCGAACGAACTCCGTAAGCTGGCTTGGCGTTACCGCGAAGCGCGCTCACCAGTGCAAAAGCTTCCAAAGGACGGGCACGCTTGGCCGACGGACCTGCTTGACTATTGGCTCCGGAATTCCGCTGACCTTCGCCGCATCGCTGCATACCGCCTAGACCCTGCAAAGGGGCCCCTGACGAACAAGACGCGTCGTGAACCGCAGCAGCTTCCAATTGGCTCACAGCCGGTCGAGTTGTCGCTCTTGCGCAAGCTCATCCGTGTGGACTTTGTACCGGCTCAACGAGGACTCGGCGCCGAGGAAGATGAGGCGCGGACTGAGTCGGCCAATATCCGACCCGGACTGTTCTCAAGCCAACTCCTGAGATTTGCTCGGCAACACCTGAATGTCGCGCCATCCGGTCATGGTAATCGCGAGGACTTGGTAGCGGCGATTGCAAAGGCCCAGGGTGAACTCGACGACTCAATTTACAAGGCGCTACAGCCGGCGATGGAAGACGTGGAAGTTCTGGGGTATCCAGGGCTGCATGACCCCCAGCAAATCCATTTCCGAACCCGCATCCAGACCGCCGACCTTCTAGCGCACGGGACCGCGGTTCAGTACCGTCTCGATAAGGGGGCGGTAGATGAGTCATTGCCGGAGCACTCCATCGGTCTTGGCTACCAGAATCTTCAATCGCTGAGTTTCATGCTCGTATCGTTCCGTGCTGCGCGCCTCAATCCAGCGCACGGAACCCCAGCGGCAGTGCATCTTGTCATGGTTGAGGAGCCTGAAGCTCACCTTCACGTTCAGGTCCAGCGCAGTTTTTCGTCGAACGCTCAAGCGCTCATTCGCCCTAAGGAGCCGGTACATAGCAACCTTCGCAGTCAACTACTCATCAGCACTCACTCAAGCCACTTGGCCCATGGCGACAGCTTCACTAGACTTCGGTATGTGAAGCGGGTGGCAAGTACGGGCGAGGGAGCCAGGCCCAGCACAGAGGTTGTCAATCTGGGCGACGCGTTCGGCGACGATACGCAAACCAGGACGTTTGCCGAGCGCTACTTCCAGGTCCAGCATACAGACCTGCTCTTTGCTGACGCAGCTATCTTCGTGGAGGGCACTGCAGAACGGATGCTAGTGCCGCTATTCATCAAGCGAGACTTCCCCGAACTCGCCAAGAAGTACGTGTCCTTCCTCGACATCGGAGGGAGCCACGGTCATCGGCTTAAGCCGTTGGTGGAGCGGATGGGCATTCCCACCGCCGTCATTACTGATTTGGACCCCGTGCTGCCAACTAAGAATGCCAAGGGGCGGATAGTGCGGGCGGCGGTGCATATTGCGGGGCAAGCTGGCCTGGAATGTGGAAACGATACGCTGAGCTCGTGGCATCCGAAGCTTTTGGACTTCCAGGCTTATGCAAAACCGGCTCCCGCGCACCTGGAGTGGACCTCCGAGTCTGGCGTCAAAGTCCGCTTTGCATGGCAGTTACCCGTTGCAGCCGCAAGTGGCCAATGGCCCAGCTCGTTCGAGGACGCTCTCGTGCTCTCTAATATCGACTGGTTCAAGGCATTGGATGACGAGACGGACCCCGCTACCGGCGAGAAAAAGGACCACCGTGGTACTTTAAGGAAAGTGATAGGCCTCGTTCTCGACCACCCTGAGCATACTGAATTACTTCAGGAGCTTCACGCGATGTTACGTGGGAACTTCAGTAAGGGCGACTTCGCCGCTACTCTTTTCGAGCGGCTGAACAATGGTGAAGCCTTGGCCTGTCCCGTGTACATCGCTGACGCACTCGCTTGGCTAAGCAGCCAGCTCACCGTGAAGGCGGGAGAGACTCCGTGAACACTGCTGTGCATGCATTGGGCAATGACCGTGACGCACACGTTGTCGAAGACATCTGTGGATACATCGCCGCGGTCCCGCCACGCAGCTTCTTCCTCTTCGCCGGCGCCGGGTCCGGAAAGACTCGTACGTTGGTTGAGGCCTTGCGCCGTGTGACCGGCGTGGTGGAACACGAACTGGGCAGACAGTATGCCGAGAGGCTTAGGTCTCGCGGGCAGTCAGTCCGCGTAATCACCTATACCAAGAACGCAACCGCAGTTATCACCGGTCGGCTTGGCGAAAACTACTTGACGGTTGTATCCACCATCCACTCTTTCTGTTGGGAGCTCATCAAGGGCTTCGACCAGGACATTCGAGAAGCGATGCTTGCACGTAAGGCCAAGAAGCTTACGGACGCCAAGGCCTACGCGATGGGCAAAGTGAAGGGTGAATCGGACAAGGACCGGGAGAAGTACGCTGAGATTGAGGCGGAGGCCGCCCAACTCCGCAGGACCGAGACTTTTATATACCACCCGGACCGTAACACTTACGGACAAGGGGCGCTGTCGCACGCTGAGGTTCTGGAAGTGACGGCCTGGCTCATTCGGGAGCGTCCAACACTGCAGCGCATCCTGGCAGACCGCCATCCTCTCATTCTTATCGATGAATCGCAGGACACGATGAAGGGCGTTCTCGACGCACTTTTCGAGCTATCAAAGAACCGTTCAGGTCACATCACGCTAGGACTCATAGGCGACCACCGACAGCGCATCTACCCTGACGGGCACGACGACCTACCATCTCATGTGCCCGATGACTGGGCGCGTCCCGCGCTGCAGATGAACCATCGCAGTCAGGAGCGCATTGTCAAACTCATCAACAGGATTTGGGCAGCAGATATCGAAGGCCGCACTCAGCCCAGGACTGGCGTGGCACAGCACTCGCGGACGGAAAAGAACGGTGGCACGGTCCGCATCTTCGTCGGGGACACGAAGACGGATACTGCCGACAAGATTCGGATAGAAGGAGAATGCGCGTTGGCCATGGCTGTCGAGACTGCCAGCGCGGCCTGGCAGGAGCATGTGCGTAGTTACAAAACACTTGCACTTGAGCACAAGCTCGCCGCGAGGCGAGGTGGATTCTTTGATGCATACAGCGCGATGGATTTGCTGGACAAAGACGCCGCAACACCCAAAAGCAATGGAGAGCGGACTGGTCCTACCATGGTTCGACCACTTCTCGGCCCAATGCTCGACCTTGCCGAGTGCTTGCAGCCCGACCGTTCGCTAAACGAGTTCGCCGCTATGGACGTGCTGCGCCGTCATGGCGTACTTGCGAATTTGCCGCAGCCCCGCGCTGAGCGCCAAGCGGTTTTAGATAACATTCACGCCGCCGTGACGGACTTTGCCGCCGCCATATTCCAGGATGACGCCACAGTTCGAGATGTTTTGGCACCTCTCCTCAAACGAGGACTGTTTGAAGCCGACTCCCGTCTAGTTCAGGCGTACGGAGATGCGTCGGCTCCCCCGCCTGAGCCAAAGGTCAAAAGCAAGGAAGCGAAGGAGGACCGGCGCAAACGCGGATGGCACGCTCTCTTCAAAACGTCCTGGCGAGAGGTTGGCCGGTATCGTGCCTACCTAGGTGGAGAAGCAGAGCTCGCTACGCACCAGGTAGTTAAGGGCTCCGAGTTCAAGCACGTTATGGTCATCATGGACGATGAAGAAGCCGGCGGTAACTGGTTCTCCTACGATAAGCTCTTCGGCGCCGAGGAGCTGAGCCCGACCGACAAGCACAACGTCGAAGATGGCAATGAAACAATTATCGACAGAACTCTGCGGCTTCTTTACGTCACCTGCAGCCGAGCTGAAGAGAGTCTCGCATTAATTCTTTGGGCAAAGAATCCTAACGCAGCGCTTGACGCAATCAAGCGGTCCGAATGGTTTGCCGCAGGCGAGGTAACCGTTCTGAAGTAGTCACTGTGCGGGGGCACGTGGAGGCGCGGGAGATAGCGACGGCATTGTGAAAGCCAAGGGCAAAATCGCCAGCTCTCAGCCCGAAAATTGCTTAATGGACTTTTTCGCGTTCGA
This genomic stretch from Massilia sp. 9096 harbors:
- a CDS encoding M48 family metallopeptidase, which encodes MPVLQYGQSIIEWRFQADAKLKRHYVTVERGQPVLLRGPMVGEAEQEALVRRRARWIKDKLALVNLPQGSDAITTGSRLRYCGRTYFTEVRHCPDLTRPRLTFTASRFIVENPDGSVIQFDALMPWLEQFYRDRAHEKLPVRLRYWERQTGLQARGARIRHFQSRWASCDAQNVLEFHPRVMELPTSVQDYVIVHELCHTVEKNHTKAFWTLVAQHMPDWRRQHQILEQSAFGDSM
- a CDS encoding AAA family ATPase, with amino-acid sequence MTTHEVPVPQLTAPALTAPVVPSAATGGPPDASPIRLACVEVCNFRRLATTRLELDVATTILVGANNSGKTSLLTALRNFLGESPGFRAFDISLSQWAKLRELSQLWETLDEDPTTDLKEPEKWEEQHQQLLACMPYIDLWFDAKEGAYNYVAPFITTLKWSGGAVGVRVRLEPVEDANELRKLAWRYREARSPVQKLPKDGHAWPTDLLDYWLRNSADLRRIAAYRLDPAKGPLTNKTRREPQQLPIGSQPVELSLLRKLIRVDFVPAQRGLGAEEDEARTESANIRPGLFSSQLLRFARQHLNVAPSGHGNREDLVAAIAKAQGELDDSIYKALQPAMEDVEVLGYPGLHDPQQIHFRTRIQTADLLAHGTAVQYRLDKGAVDESLPEHSIGLGYQNLQSLSFMLVSFRAARLNPAHGTPAAVHLVMVEEPEAHLHVQVQRSFSSNAQALIRPKEPVHSNLRSQLLISTHSSHLAHGDSFTRLRYVKRVASTGEGARPSTEVVNLGDAFGDDTQTRTFAERYFQVQHTDLLFADAAIFVEGTAERMLVPLFIKRDFPELAKKYVSFLDIGGSHGHRLKPLVERMGIPTAVITDLDPVLPTKNAKGRIVRAAVHIAGQAGLECGNDTLSSWHPKLLDFQAYAKPAPAHLEWTSESGVKVRFAWQLPVAAASGQWPSSFEDALVLSNIDWFKALDDETDPATGEKKDHRGTLRKVIGLVLDHPEHTELLQELHAMLRGNFSKGDFAATLFERLNNGEALACPVYIADALAWLSSQLTVKAGETP
- a CDS encoding UvrD-helicase domain-containing protein; protein product: MNTAVHALGNDRDAHVVEDICGYIAAVPPRSFFLFAGAGSGKTRTLVEALRRVTGVVEHELGRQYAERLRSRGQSVRVITYTKNATAVITGRLGENYLTVVSTIHSFCWELIKGFDQDIREAMLARKAKKLTDAKAYAMGKVKGESDKDREKYAEIEAEAAQLRRTETFIYHPDRNTYGQGALSHAEVLEVTAWLIRERPTLQRILADRHPLILIDESQDTMKGVLDALFELSKNRSGHITLGLIGDHRQRIYPDGHDDLPSHVPDDWARPALQMNHRSQERIVKLINRIWAADIEGRTQPRTGVAQHSRTEKNGGTVRIFVGDTKTDTADKIRIEGECALAMAVETASAAWQEHVRSYKTLALEHKLAARRGGFFDAYSAMDLLDKDAATPKSNGERTGPTMVRPLLGPMLDLAECLQPDRSLNEFAAMDVLRRHGVLANLPQPRAERQAVLDNIHAAVTDFAAAIFQDDATVRDVLAPLLKRGLFEADSRLVQAYGDASAPPPEPKVKSKEAKEDRRKRGWHALFKTSWREVGRYRAYLGGEAELATHQVVKGSEFKHVMVIMDDEEAGGNWFSYDKLFGAEELSPTDKHNVEDGNETIIDRTLRLLYVTCSRAEESLALILWAKNPNAALDAIKRSEWFAAGEVTVLK